One part of the Dehalococcoidales bacterium genome encodes these proteins:
- a CDS encoding co-chaperone GroES: protein MKSTMKLEPLHDNVFVERDKVEETKTAGGLVLPTNAQKVPDTATVIAVGPGRMLESGKMLKVPLKPGDKILLSRHSGIDVNWDLDRRTVVPYSDILGVVRQGKKKK from the coding sequence ATGAAGTCGACGATGAAGTTGGAGCCGCTGCACGACAACGTGTTTGTTGAGCGAGACAAAGTAGAAGAGACGAAGACCGCCGGGGGGTTAGTTCTGCCCACGAACGCACAGAAGGTGCCGGACACGGCGACGGTGATAGCGGTAGGTCCGGGGCGTATGCTCGAGAGCGGGAAGATGCTGAAGGTGCCCTTGAAGCCGGGGGACAAAATCCTACTCAGTCGACACAGCGGGATAGACGTGAACTGGGATCTCGACCGGCGCACGGTCGTCCCGTACTCCGACATCCTCGGTGTGGTCAGGCAGGGGAAAAAGAAAAAATAG
- a CDS encoding site-specific DNA-methyltransferase: MKLICGDCLLELAKLPANSVDAIITDPPYGLGDVKDIGALLKSWMAGESGDEAVGKGGFMGQEWDRAVPPPRIWKECIRVLKPGGHMLVFAGTRTQDLMGISIRIAGFELRDEISYYGAFNWINGSGFPKGLNISKAIDQVAGAEREVVGYRVEADDNRSVEQRFRLTAPSTEEAKRWEGWQSGLKPAHEPILMFRKPLDGTIIQNVLKYGTGGINIDGCRISTSSDTRINAKGGENGLQGSSTFRIRERRAEEQAIPKGRYPSNVILSHHQGCVETAGNWECHSECPVGQMPFSASGDLSALQRKAENRIYGKKPNNAQGEWKKNSGSAARFFYCAKASVADREDGLEAEEGKSGNTHMTVKPTDLMRYLCRMVVPPGGVVLDPFMGSGSTGKGAVLEGVDFIGIEKEERYVEIARARIEFAQKLADEIPAQPVAVEIPKYEKMTKERMNMLRKKIKNENQLGLFDAIDKAEIGG, encoded by the coding sequence ATGAAGTTGATCTGTGGAGATTGCCTGTTAGAGCTTGCCAAGTTGCCTGCCAATTCCGTAGATGCGATCATCACCGACCCGCCATACGGGTTGGGCGATGTGAAGGACATAGGGGCGCTGCTCAAGAGCTGGATGGCCGGGGAGTCTGGGGATGAAGCGGTAGGCAAGGGTGGGTTCATGGGGCAGGAATGGGACCGTGCTGTGCCGCCGCCGAGGATCTGGAAGGAGTGCATCCGAGTATTGAAGCCCGGCGGGCACATGCTGGTCTTCGCCGGAACCAGGACTCAAGACCTCATGGGGATTTCGATACGGATTGCCGGGTTTGAGTTGCGCGATGAGATTTCTTACTACGGTGCCTTCAACTGGATCAACGGCAGCGGATTCCCCAAGGGGCTAAATATATCGAAGGCCATAGATCAGGTGGCTGGCGCTGAACGTGAGGTGGTGGGATACAGGGTAGAAGCGGATGATAACCGTTCGGTGGAACAACGGTTTCGGCTAACTGCTCCTTCGACGGAAGAGGCAAAGCGGTGGGAAGGATGGCAGTCAGGACTAAAGCCAGCGCACGAGCCGATTTTGATGTTTCGCAAGCCGCTCGACGGGACGATCATCCAGAATGTGTTGAAGTACGGGACTGGTGGGATCAATATTGATGGGTGCAGAATATCGACAAGTAGCGATACAAGGATAAATGCCAAAGGCGGAGAGAACGGATTACAGGGTTCAAGCACTTTCAGGATAAGAGAAAGAAGGGCTGAAGAACAAGCTATCCCCAAAGGCCGCTATCCGTCCAATGTGATTTTGAGCCACCATCAAGGCTGTGTTGAGACAGCGGGGAATTGGGAATGCCATTCTGAATGTCCGGTAGGTCAAATGCCGTTTTCGGCGAGCGGAGATTTGAGCGCATTGCAGAGGAAAGCTGAAAATAGGATATACGGCAAAAAGCCTAATAACGCGCAAGGTGAGTGGAAGAAGAATAGTGGATCGGCGGCCCGGTTTTTTTATTGTGCGAAGGCTTCTGTCGCTGACCGTGAAGATGGGTTAGAAGCGGAAGAGGGAAAGAGCGGGAATACACATATGACCGTGAAGCCAACCGACCTGATGCGATATTTGTGTAGGATGGTTGTTCCGCCCGGTGGCGTGGTGCTCGATCCGTTCATGGGCAGCGGCAGTACAGGGAAAGGTGCTGTGCTTGAGGGTGTGGATTTTATCGGCATCGAGAAGGAAGAAAGGTACGTCGAGATTGCCAGGGCTCGGATTGAATTTGCTCAAAAGTTGGCGGATGAAATTCCTGCTCAACCTGTAGCCGTGGAAATTCCGAAGTACGAGAAGATGACAAAAGAGCGCATGAATATGCTGCGAAAGAAAATCAAGAATGAAAACCAACTAGGCTTGTTTGATGCGATTGACAAAGCAGAAATAGGGGGTTAA
- a CDS encoding KTSC domain-containing protein — protein sequence MKYPEDLPKMAKVKESTNVLDFSYDPATKFLFVRFKTKHLKEDEAPLYRYADVPPGTFKRFKAAPSKGEYLWRHIRGKFRYSLWTGSTWRSQVAVRRDVAERKKLRQKND from the coding sequence ATGAAATACCCGGAAGACCTGCCCAAGATGGCGAAGGTTAAGGAGTCGACGAATGTTCTCGATTTCTCATACGATCCGGCGACGAAGTTCTTGTTCGTCCGGTTCAAAACCAAGCATCTGAAAGAGGACGAAGCCCCTCTGTATCGGTATGCGGACGTGCCGCCGGGAACGTTCAAGCGGTTCAAGGCCGCACCAAGTAAGGGCGAATATTTGTGGCGACATATTCGAGGCAAGTTCAGATATAGCCTTTGGACGGGTTCGACATGGCGATCTCAGGTCGCGGTGCGACGAGATGTTGCGGAGCGGAAGAAATTGCGGCAGAAGAACGACTAA